A part of Vibrio sp. B1FLJ16 genomic DNA contains:
- a CDS encoding DNA polymerase III subunit chi, whose amino-acid sequence MQTATFYIIKEDSPQAQTAGFKEYVVFLAQHFARQGAKVYLNCNDKAHAEQLAEIFWQIDADKFMAHNLVGEGPKYATNIEIGHEGVKPSWNRQLIINLAENETTFANKFAQVVDFVPCEEKAKQLARERYKIYRQAGYQLQTIEIEYP is encoded by the coding sequence ATGCAAACCGCGACTTTCTACATCATTAAAGAAGATAGCCCACAAGCGCAAACTGCTGGCTTTAAAGAGTATGTGGTGTTTTTAGCTCAGCACTTTGCCCGCCAAGGCGCTAAAGTCTACCTGAACTGCAATGACAAAGCGCATGCAGAACAACTTGCGGAGATCTTCTGGCAAATTGATGCAGACAAGTTCATGGCGCATAATCTCGTCGGTGAAGGGCCGAAATATGCCACCAATATCGAAATTGGTCACGAGGGTGTAAAGCCATCCTGGAATCGTCAGCTGATAATTAATTTGGCGGAAAATGAGACAACCTTTGCGAACAAGTTTGCTCAAGTGGTAGACTTCGTGCCCTGCGAAGAAAAAGCTAAACAGCTCGCAAGAGAAAGATATAAAATTTACCGGCAAGCAGGTTACCAGCTGCAAACGATAGAAATTGAATATCCTTAA
- a CDS encoding valine--tRNA ligase — MEKTYNPTSIEQALYQTWEEKGYFKPHGDTTKESYSIMIPPPNVTGSLHMGHAFQDTIMDTLIRCERMKGKNTLWQVGTDHAGIATQMVVERKIAAEEGKTKHDYGREAFIDKIWEWKGESGGTITKQLRRLGASVDWDRERFTMDDGLSNAVQEVFVRLYEDDLIYRGKRLVNWDPKLHTAISDLEVENKDTKGNMWHFRYPLADGVKTADGKDYIVVATTRPETMLGDTGVAVNPEDPRYKDLIGKEIILPIVDRRIPIVGDEHADMEKGTGCVKITPAHDFNDYEVGKRHQLPMINILTFDANIRDAAEVFNTNGEASDAYSSELPAKYHNMERFAARKAIVADFDELGLLEEVKDHDLQVPYGDRGGVVIEPMLTDQWYVRTAPLAKTAVEAVENGDIQFVPKQYENMYFSWMRDVQDWCISRQLWWGHRIPAWYDNQGNVYVGRTEEEVRSNNNLESVIELHQDEDVLDTWFSSALWTFGTQGWPEQTDDLKVFHPSDVLVTGFDIIFFWVARMIMMTMHFVKDENGKPQVPFKTVYVTGLIRDENGDKMSKSKGNVLDPIDMIDGIDLESLVEKRCGNMMQPQLAKKIEKNTRKTFENGIEAYGTDALRFTLAAMASTGRDINWDMKRLEGYRNFCNKLWNASRYVMMNTEEQDCGFNGGEIEYSLADKWIESQFELTAKAFNNHIDNFRLDMASNTLYEFIWNQFCDWYLELTKPVLWKGTDAQQRGTRRTLITVLEKTLRLAHPVIPYITETIWQSIKPLVDGVEGETIMVQALPQFDEANFNQEALDDIEWVKAFITSIRNLRAEYDINPGKPLDVMLKAASEQDAARLEANKQVLMSLAKLEAVRVLVTGEETPACATALVGKSELMIPMAGLIDKDAELARLDGEIKKTHGEIKRIEGKLGNEGFVAKAPEAVVAKEREKLEGYKETLAKLEEQKTTIAAL; from the coding sequence ATGGAAAAGACATACAACCCAACTTCAATCGAACAAGCTCTGTATCAGACTTGGGAAGAAAAAGGCTACTTTAAGCCACACGGTGACACTACTAAAGAATCATACAGCATCATGATCCCGCCACCGAACGTCACTGGTAGCCTGCATATGGGCCACGCGTTCCAGGATACGATCATGGATACTCTAATCCGCTGTGAGCGTATGAAGGGTAAAAACACCCTTTGGCAAGTAGGTACGGACCACGCTGGTATCGCAACTCAAATGGTTGTTGAGCGTAAGATCGCTGCAGAAGAAGGCAAAACAAAACACGATTACGGTCGTGAAGCTTTCATCGACAAAATCTGGGAATGGAAAGGCGAATCTGGCGGCACTATCACCAAGCAGCTTCGTCGTCTTGGCGCATCTGTAGACTGGGATCGTGAGCGCTTTACGATGGACGATGGCCTATCTAACGCCGTTCAGGAAGTGTTCGTACGTCTATACGAAGACGATCTAATCTACCGCGGTAAACGTCTGGTTAACTGGGATCCAAAGCTACACACAGCTATCTCAGACCTAGAAGTAGAGAACAAAGACACTAAAGGCAACATGTGGCACTTCCGCTACCCATTAGCAGACGGCGTTAAAACAGCAGATGGCAAAGACTACATCGTTGTTGCAACGACTCGTCCAGAGACCATGCTGGGTGATACGGGTGTTGCAGTTAACCCAGAAGATCCACGTTACAAAGATCTTATAGGTAAAGAAATCATCCTTCCTATCGTTGATCGTCGCATCCCTATCGTGGGCGATGAGCACGCCGATATGGAAAAAGGTACTGGCTGTGTGAAAATCACACCTGCGCACGACTTCAACGACTACGAAGTGGGTAAGCGCCACCAGCTACCAATGATCAACATTCTGACTTTCGACGCAAACATCCGTGACGCGGCTGAAGTATTCAACACAAACGGCGAAGCAAGCGACGCCTACAGCTCTGAACTTCCAGCGAAATACCACAACATGGAACGTTTTGCGGCGCGTAAAGCTATCGTTGCTGATTTCGACGAACTAGGCCTGCTTGAAGAAGTGAAAGATCACGATCTACAAGTTCCTTACGGTGACCGTGGTGGCGTGGTTATCGAGCCAATGCTAACTGACCAATGGTACGTACGTACTGCACCTTTGGCGAAAACAGCAGTTGAAGCAGTAGAAAACGGCGACATCCAGTTCGTGCCTAAGCAATACGAAAACATGTACTTCTCTTGGATGCGTGACGTTCAGGATTGGTGTATCTCTCGTCAGTTATGGTGGGGTCACCGCATCCCAGCTTGGTACGACAACCAAGGTAATGTTTACGTAGGTCGCACGGAAGAAGAAGTTCGTAGCAACAACAACCTAGAATCAGTGATTGAACTGCACCAAGACGAAGATGTACTGGATACCTGGTTCTCTTCTGCACTATGGACATTCGGTACTCAAGGTTGGCCAGAACAAACTGACGATCTGAAAGTATTCCACCCTTCAGACGTACTAGTCACTGGTTTCGACATCATCTTCTTCTGGGTTGCGCGCATGATCATGATGACCATGCACTTCGTGAAAGACGAAAATGGCAAGCCACAAGTACCATTCAAAACCGTTTACGTGACAGGTCTGATCCGTGACGAAAACGGCGATAAGATGTCGAAGTCGAAAGGTAATGTCCTTGATCCAATCGACATGATCGATGGTATCGACCTAGAGTCTCTAGTTGAGAAGCGCTGTGGCAACATGATGCAGCCTCAGCTAGCGAAGAAGATCGAGAAGAACACACGTAAGACGTTTGAAAACGGTATCGAAGCATACGGTACTGACGCACTGCGTTTCACGCTTGCTGCAATGGCATCAACAGGTCGCGATATCAACTGGGATATGAAGCGTCTTGAAGGCTACCGTAACTTCTGTAACAAACTATGGAACGCTAGCCGTTACGTAATGATGAACACAGAAGAGCAAGATTGTGGCTTCAATGGCGGTGAGATTGAATACTCACTAGCGGACAAGTGGATTGAATCTCAGTTTGAACTGACAGCGAAAGCGTTCAACAACCATATCGACAACTTCCGTCTGGATATGGCGTCTAACACGCTTTACGAATTCATCTGGAACCAATTCTGTGACTGGTACCTGGAACTGACTAAACCTGTTCTGTGGAAAGGCACTGACGCACAGCAACGTGGTACTCGCCGTACACTAATCACGGTTCTTGAGAAGACTCTACGTCTGGCTCACCCGGTGATCCCTTACATCACAGAAACTATCTGGCAAAGCATCAAGCCGCTAGTTGACGGTGTAGAAGGTGAGACAATTATGGTTCAGGCTCTTCCTCAATTCGACGAAGCGAACTTCAACCAGGAAGCGCTAGACGATATCGAGTGGGTGAAAGCGTTCATCACCAGCATCCGTAACCTACGAGCTGAGTACGACATCAACCCGGGCAAACCTCTTGACGTTATGCTCAAAGCAGCAAGCGAACAAGATGCCGCTCGCCTTGAAGCGAACAAGCAAGTGCTGATGTCTCTGGCTAAGCTGGAAGCAGTACGCGTTCTTGTAACAGGTGAGGAAACTCCTGCGTGTGCAACAGCACTGGTTGGTAAGTCTGAGCTGATGATCCCAATGGCGGGTCTTATCGACAAAGACGCAGAACTTGCTCGTCTTGATGGCGAGATCAAGAAAACACACGGCGAGATCAAGCGTATCGAAGGCAAACTAGGTAACGAAGGCTTCGTAGCGAAAGCACCTGAAGCGGTTGTTGCAAAAGAGCGTGAGAAGCTTGAAGGTTACAAAGAGACCTTGGCTAAACTAGAAGAGCAGAAGACCACTATCGCGGCTCTTTAG